catgggtcttccagcaggacaatgacaaaaaacacacttcaaaaagcactagaaaatggtttgagagaaagcactggagacttctaaggtggccagcaatgagtccagacctgaatcccatagaacacctgtggagagatctactttcacacacagcatatttgctgcgtatttttacgcgcgcgtattttgctgctgctttacctgcgtttttttacgcaggcaaaaaacgcagctgctttcacacactgcgttttttgctgcgttttttgcagctgcgtttttttcagcattgtgtactgaaaataaagtttgtttgaaaaacaaaaaaaggggaaaaaaaaaagagtaattgaggtcatttcctgtctttatgactcagaatacaatacatactggagttaacatcatgtcgattctgccagctgcaatggccttgagccaaagacgcctcagcaagcggaacagacatcagctggggatcATTATGATTGCTGAAGTCCTTCGCCGCAGACTGGTAGGTACCATGGATGTGACTACTAGCTGTTTCCGTGCGGTGTGTCTCGTCTCTGCCTCCCCCAGTGCATGTTTGAAAAGTATTCACCTCAGTTGTTTAATCACTATAAAGCGCCCGTCAGATGCCCGGCAGACCTTACTCCTTTCTTCTACATGTCAGCTGGTCGTCCATGCAACTCAGGTGTTAGTGTGAGGGAAACCTTCGCTAACTATTTTCAGAGTCCCGAAGGTGCCGTGCCCTGGCAATACTTCTGTGTTGGTGTTGAGCAGCTGGACCCGCAGAGAGCCCAAGGAGAAAGTCCCACACCAACTTCATAGGAATTCAAGTCCCAGCAGCGATGAACATGTTGGCGCCATTTTTTGCCATGGTCGATACATCATagttaaaagttcaaatatttatttgtagtaactgtcaaaattgaaaaacttttctaataaaattgagaatagaatgatttgttgttttttttgttattaacaaaattccacacggaaacactgtaaacatccccaaaatgggattataaacctgtggatgtccaagtccactcattaattgccgccaggagggcatgcttccagctttcattagtattgcgcaaggccctttccttgtcaccactgacggtgagtcattcggcacttgcgcaacactaatcagagctggaaacatgccctcttggcggaaactgaggagtggacttggacatcatggcgttttaaacatgaaaagcaacattatgcctactggtcctcatataggctttgtgaatatgagtagtagctccagtctggatggtgttcttcagactgggctactactctggatgttggtgcacctgcagcagcacttggagcagatggcagaggtctattgaatgctgctgcaggtgcaagaggagtcggcgtcggtggatgccagatgtggtttagtgaacaaaccatttcttcaaaggttggatttatatgcggatacttcttaaaacatgtcaccgccattgaaagatacgtcatgcaggagtcctggacctcgggggacagagtacgcattctggaagctagagcggttccatatgctgagaattgatcctcttcaggttggcgatcaattagagaaattgcccttgccaaggcagccgtctcctcatcctcctttgaagagcctcttttcctcttcctctgtgttgAGGCTGGAGGTGGAGGTGGTGTTGGTGGCGGTGGTGGCGGCGATGCCAATGAACTAGTCTTGGAGAGGGGCATATCATCATTTTGGGTAGAAGGGTCAGGCCTTGGCTCATTTGGAAGAGAGCTGGTAGCAGGCTGTGAAGCATGTTCATACACTGGAGTTGTTGCTGTGGCCGGGATTTCGGTCATCGGCTGGACATTgcctatggttctgtaaagagaaacatcaaaacaatagttttaatacattttattttctattcaaaattaaAAACGTTACTGATACTTACGGTCGGTAATGTAGACTGCCGTATAAAAATTGGAGTTCCTGTTCAAAACGCCCTTGAGAAGCAGGTGCCGCAGAGCCACTTGGTGCTTCTGACCGTGACCGTATAAATCTGTCCCTCACCGACCTCCAGCGGGTTTTCAAGGCTGAAtctaaaaagtgaaaaattgaacctATTAATATACTATTCAACTAGATACAGTCAAGAAATTCAAAAAGACTcctccaaaatggaaaatatttaccaatttctgtttgccgctcctttgtgtatgactcgtacaggggatagagggtgacacagaccttgtgccaggaagcagtttttgtatatttgttggaaaactcccggcaccccttatcccaaagacatgagaagttttgaacctaaaaaaggtaaaacattaactactattagttatacacacaaaatttgacaaacttgatagaggcagaaaaagtaacacaggctgctgaggaatgacaaccccaactgcttgttattaccttcacacgcatacgggacacacacgcacaggggacacacacgcacaggggacagaaaatccggtgaagagcgttttttttaataaatattttgctaggtttaaaactaaattggaaataaatagggaTTCAACGCTTAcgcctttttattacaaaaaaaacacccaaaaaaacaaacaaatgggcCTTCCCTGCAAGACTGTGGATTCCCCGCTTTCACTGTGTAATGAATACGAAAAcaaaaatattcagaaaaggggGTATCCATGCAGGAGGTGGATTCCCTTCTTTCACAattcaattaaattttttttttttttttaaagaacgggGGTTTCCATGCAGGATGGGGTATTCCCCGCTTTCACAATTTTATAAAAACCGCCAAAAATTTTTTAGATAAAAGGGGGTTTTCACAAAGGAACCCACTTTTGTttttaaatttaataaaaaaaacccacaaatttgGTTCCCCCATCCTGCAAGGGAACTCCATTGCCTTTTTTTAAGTGATAAATAACACAAAAAAAGCGTGGTCTGTCATGTTCAACAAGTAtacatacatgtatgtatgtatgtatgcatgtgtccCCTGGCTCAGTATGCTAGtacaccttttaaagggaacctgtcaggcaaatcTACCCCCCTAACGTAACACTACCTGTATGTATGTTACTTATatcactatatatgtatatatacagttaaaCCTCGGTCTACGAGCATAATCCATTCCAGGACCATGCTCTTAGACCGAAATGCTCGGTTATCAAGTCAATGATTTCCATAGGAAATCATTGAATGGCAGACGATTGGTTCCACAACCCATCTGGGGGCAGGGACAcagccggctctgctacatcggcTGTGTCCCTGCGCCCAGATGCTACATCGGGCACGCAATACTCACCTGTCTTCATCCAGTGGAGCACAGCGGGGTAAGTATCTCACCTGTCTTCCGTCTCACCCAGGTCCAGCGATGCCGATGTCTTTTCCGGAGCGCAGCGGTGAGTGCAATGAGCACTCGCGTGCGGgcaaggacctgcggtgacgtcagagGACATGTGATTGGTCATCTGACCAGTTACATGTTCTGACGTCACCAGAGGTCCCTGCCCGCACGCGAGTGCTCATTATACTCACCGCTGCGCTCCAGGGAAGACATCGGCATCGGAACCGATCTCGCAACGTGTGACGTCCGCTTTAGGTTAATAGACGGGCCAGAACGCCCAGCAGTCTAGAAGCAGGTAAGTATGAAAATCATTTTAATAAACATACCAGGTCAGACAGGCAGGGATAGACTAGTGCACGCAGGGGGCAGGGACAGGTATAGTGTTAGGATAGGGGGGTAgatttgcctgacaggttcccttaaaaaaacaaagagCATGGGGTTCCTCGCCCAGCAGGGAACCCCATTTCATTTTCTTTtatttaattaattttaaaaaaaaacggcatgggctccgccCTCCTTGCAGGGGAACCGCAtgatttcactttttttcatgtatataaataaataaatgaaaaaaatagcaTAGGGTCCCCCGTCTTGCAGGGGAAACCCTTTGCTTccacttttttcatttatttaaataaataaatgaaaaaaaatgcgtGCGGTTCCCCTGCACGTTATGTCCGGATGGGGCTAGCGAAGCATCTGATGGCTACTATGGGCATCCTGAGGGGGGCCATGGATGTAGGACCCCCCCAGGCTACCAATAGCACCCAACAGGTGCCCCGGCCGCTTGCCACATCCCTTCCAGGTGCGCGTGCAAATGGCAGCACCCAGGTAATGGGGGTGGGGTTACTGACAGGTGATTGATTGAcacctgtcactaaccccaggttactagggcaggcgtcagtcagacgccccccctcgtaaccctgtacggtaaaagtaaataaagacagacacagaaaaaatattttaatcaaaATAAACAGGCAAGAAGTCTTTATTTGATTCTAATTTAACTCCATCATAGTTACCTGCATCCGTAGCATCCCCGACTCTGCTTCATCAGTTCACGGGGCTGAGAAATCAAATTCATGACTTCTCAGCCCCGTGACAGACCTGGAATGAGCTTCCAGCGCCTGCGAACAGCTGACTATCAGCTGACCGGCAGGGACATCAGCTGGTTTGTCGGTATACCGATCAATCACATGAACGGCCGGGACATCACCTGATTGGTCCAATCAGCTGATGTCCCGGCCGTTCATGTGATTGATCGGTATATCGACAAACCAGCTGATGTCCCGGCCGGTCAGCGAGACAATCAGCTGATCTGCCAGACGCTGGAAGCCGCGGAGGGGACCGGACGCCTCATCCATCCATGGGATAGGTGAGCATCCATTTTTTTTGCTTTCTGTATGTAGTGCAGACATGCTGCCACTACATACAGTGCacgggggacacacacacacacacacatacatacacacggggggcgggggcgggggggacACGGCACACACACAGGGCGCACACGGCACACACAGTGGGGGGACACACGCACGGGggggcacacacacagtggggacacacacggcacacacacagtggggggggCACACGCACAGGGgggacacacacggcacacacacagtgggggggACACACGCACAGGGGGGACACACACGGCACACGCACAGGGGGCACACACACGGGGGATACttaccgtctcgatcagcagccccacgtttatgctcattctgttgaaggactccatgctgcttcactggggggcgggggcttccctcttcctgtccgacgtcacgtccggtcctgggtgtcaacccctccgtacaaagacgccgacacccaggacaaaggcgctgtgtgtggacggtaatatggggccctatggggatacgcagacacgccgctgcgtaaagaattgacatgtcaattctttttacgccggcgtgtttgcagacaaaagcgccgcgtttttttgcagtgtgtctgaacggcaaagtgaatttctcattcactttgccggcagacgaaaatgacattgcgcatttttgaaaagcgcccgcaaaatagcactcaaaaatgcgctatgtctgaaaagagccttcaaatatcagggacctggagcagtttgccaaagaagaatggtctaaaattccagcagagcattgtaagaaactcattggctgttaccggaagcagttggtcacagttattttggctaaaggttgtgcaaccaagtattaggctgagggtgccaatacttttgtctggcccatttttggagttttgtgtgaaatgatcaatgttttgctttttgcttcattctcttttgtgttttttcatttaagacaaattaaatgaagataataataccaaagaatttgtgtttgcaatcattttcaggaagaaactgagtattatctgacagaattgcaggggtgtcaatactttcggCAACAActgtactaacaaactaacatacatacatactaacaaactaacatacatacatactaacaaactaacatacatactaacaaactaacatacatacatacattcatactaacaaactaacatacatacatactaacaaactaacatatatacatactaacaaactaacatacttactaacaaattaacatacatacatactaacaaactaacatacatatatacatactaacaaactaccatacatactaacaaactaacatacatacatactaacaaactaacatacatacatacatactaacaaactaacatacatacatacattcatactaacaaactaacatacatacatactaacaaactaacatacatacatactaacaaactaacatacttaCTTATaaattaacatacatacatactaacaaactaacatacat
This is a stretch of genomic DNA from Ranitomeya variabilis isolate aRanVar5 chromosome 6, aRanVar5.hap1, whole genome shotgun sequence. It encodes these proteins:
- the LOC143781188 gene encoding uncharacterized protein LOC143781188, with protein sequence MESFNRMSINVGLLIETVQNFSCLWDKGCREFSNKYTKTASWHKVCVTLYPLYESYTKERQTEIDSALKTRWRSVRDRFIRSRSEAPSGSAAPASQGRFEQELQFLYGSLHYRPTIGNVQPMTEIPATATTPVYEHASQPATSSLPNEPRPDPSTQNDDMPLSKTSSLASPPPPPPTPPPPPASTQRKRKRGSSKEDEETAALARAISLIDRQPEEDQFSAYGTALASRMRTLSPEVQDSCMTYLSMAVTCFKKYPHINPTFEEMVCSLNHIWHPPTPTPLAPAAAFNRPLPSAPSAAAGAPTSRVVAQSEEHHPDWSYYSYSQSLYEDQ